The DNA sequence ACCGGATCAAGTTTTCCATGACCAACCGTTCCGACGAGGCGGTGCCCGGCGTGCGCGTGACGGCCGCGCCGATGATGCACTCAATGGATTTCCACTCGGCGATGGTATCGCCGCAGGATAAATATCATTCGATCGCGCCGGGGCAGACCATCAACTTCGAATTCACGGCGAACTATCCGGGTGTGTACATGTACCACTGCGGCACGCCGATGGTGCTGGAACACATCGCCTCCGGCATGTACGGCATGATGATCGTCGAACCGCGCGAAGGCTATCCGACCAAGGCCGACCGCGAATACGCGATCGTGCAGAGCGAGTTCTACACCAAGCCCGACCCCGATAAGCACAAGGTCGACGGCACGCCGCTGTATGTTCTGGATGGCGACCGGGTGCGCGCCAAGGCGCCGACCTATACCGTCTTCAACGGCCGCTACAACGGCTTCGTCGACAATCCGCTGCCGGCCAAGCCGGGCGAGCGGGTGCGGCTGTTCGTGCTCAACGTGGGCCCCTCCAACACGTCCAGTTTCCACGTGGTGGGCACCATCTTCGACCGTGTCTGGATCGAGGGCAATCCGGACAACCAGTTCCGCGGCATGCAGACCGTGCTGCTCGGATCGTCCAACAGCGCGATCACGGAATTCATCGTGCCCGAAGCCGGCAGCTACGTCATGGTCGACCACCATTTCGCCAACGCCTCGCAGGGCGCGATCGGCCTGATCGCCGCCGGCGGCAAGGCGGAAGGCCCGGCCGCGCACGACAACGAGCACCACAACATCCCCGCCACCTCCGTGCCAACCGATCCGGTGGCCGTCAAGGGCAAGCTCGACTTCGAATCGAAGTGCCTGGCCTGCCACTCGATCGGCGGCGGCCCGAAGCTCGGCCCGGACCTGTACGGCGTGAGCAAGCGGCGCAGCGAAGCCTGGCTGAGACGCTGGCTGAAATCGCCCGAGCAGATGTTGCAAAGCGACTCGCAGGCCAAGGAAATGCTGGCGAAATGGAAGGTGCCGATGCCCAACCAGAACCTGGGCGACCAGGAGATCGCCCAGTACATCGCCTATTTCAAGTGGGCCGACCAGAACCTGCAGCCACAGGGCAGGACGCAGCCGCAGCCCGCCGCGCCGGGAACCGCGCTGCCGCCGTCGCAGACGCGTTCGGCCACGCCCATGCCGCCGCCGGGCAGAGACCAATGAGAACGCTCGCCAATGCGTTGGGTCCGCTGTGTCTCGTCGCGGCGCTGGCGGGCACAGGTCCCGCTGGCGCCTGCGGCGTCTGCATCGATGACAAGGTCGCAGCCGTCTATGACCATGAGCAGGTGACGCGGGCCTTGAACAAGGGACGGGTGGTGGTGGTCTGCGAGCTGTCCGGGGCGCAGGAAGCCGGACAGCTCGCGCAACAGGCCGGGCGGGCGGCGCAGGGCTTGTCCGGCGTCGAGGCGGGCAGCGTGCGCGCCTCGCGGGAGTTGCCGGTGCTGTCGTTCGTACTCGATCCCGCGGCGCAGGCGCCGGAAACGGCGGTCGACGGCTTGCGCCAGCGCCTGCTGCGGCAAGGCATCACGCCAAGCTTATTGAAGGTGCTGCGGGCGCAACCGGCGCCGGAAAGGAGCGGCACCTGAACTGCCCGGCGCCAGTCTCGGCGGAGCTATCTCAGAACATCCCCTGGCTGCCCGGATAGTCGAGCTGCAGCCGGCGGTGCAGCGAACGCGCCGCCAGCAGCGCATCGCGCAGGAACCAGCGGTCGGAGCGGTCGAGCTCGCGCGGATCGAGGTGGTTGTGCATTTCCAGTCCGAGCCGATAGCTGCGCTGCTGGATCTTCAGCCGCAGCATCTGTACGAAATAAAATGCCCTGATCCATCTTTCGGCATCGTTCGGATGCAGCCGGTGCGTGTTGACCGCCTGCCGGAAGCGTTCGGCGGTATTGCTGGCATGGCTGCCGCTGGCGAGCCCGTAGATGCGCGCGGCGTCAACGAACAAGGTGGCCACGCCGACCTTCAGGTCGATGGTGCCCGGGTACTTTCCGTGCTTGTCGACGACGAACCGGTTGAACAGGCCGAGCGGAATTTCGCGCTTCATCGCGTTGGCCGCCATCTGGAACTGGAAGCGCGGGTTGGCCGCCGCTTCCCGTGCCAGCCAGTCGCCCAGCTCCCCGGCCAGCTCCGTGGCGCCATGCAATGGACGCAGGTCGAAGAAGATGCTCGCATTGAGCAAGGCTTGCGGATCGCCCTCGATGATCCAGTTGCGGAAACGCTCCTTCCACTCGGACAGGCTCAGGCACCATTGCGGATTGCTCGCCATGACCTCGCCGGTGCAGAGCGGGAAACCGCATGCATCCAGCGCGGCGTTGATGCGTTGCGCGAGCGGCAGCATTTTCGCGCGCAAGGCATCGGAGTCCGTATCGCCGGCGAAGATGATGCCGTTGTCCTGGTCGCTCGACAAGGTCTGTTCCTGCCGCCCTTCGCTGCCGAGCGATATCCAGCACCAGCGCACGCCGTCCATTCCGGTTCCGGCGCTGACGACCTCGACCACGCGCCGCGTCAGCATATCGTTGAGCACGGAAATGAACAGGGTCATCGCGCGCGCGGCCTGCGTCTGGTCAACCAGGCGATGCACCAGCTCCTGGCTCCGCCGTGCCGCCAGCAGCAGTCCGGCCTCGTCGTCCGCGGCGGCCACGGCGCGCTGCACCTGCCGCAGCTCCGCTTCGAATTGCGCGGCCGGGATTCCCTCCGGCAGGGAGATCCGGTCGAGGTCCGGCGAGATGGTATCGGTCATGGCGCGCGTCGTTCAGTAGCGGATGCGGGCATAGGCGGTCTGCTGCGCGGCGTCTAGCGCTTGCCGCAGAGTGACGATGCCCTTTTCCGCCAGCAGCGGAATCATCTTGAGGAACACTTCGGCGGTAACGGAAGCATCGCCCAGCGCGGTGTGGCGCCCGACGATATCGACGCCGAAGCGGCGGGCGAGCGCTTCCAGCGTATGCTGCTCCTGGTTCGGATGAACCACCTGCGACAGCAGCAGCGTGTCGAGCACCGGCTGGCTGAAGCGCACTCCCGTCTGCGCCTCCTTCATCTGCAGGAACTTCATGTCGAAGGCCGCATTGTGCCCCACCAGCACGGTATCCTCGGCAAAGCGGTGAAACTGCGGCAGCACTTCGGCTATCCGCGGCCGGCCTTTGAGCATGGCGTCGGTGATGCCGTGGATGGCGGTCGATTCCGGCCGCAGGAACTGCCCCGGCTGCACCAGCTGGTCGAAGCTTTCCTGCTCCAGCATGCGCCCGTTCACGATGCGCACCGCGCCGATCGATATGATCTCGTCGCCGTCGGCGGGATGCAGTCCGGTCGTCTCGGTATCGAATACGGTGTAGTGCAGCGCGGTCAGCGGCCGTTCTTCCAGGGCGGCATCCTGGCCGGACTGGCGGAAAAGGTCGAAGTCGTAGAACTCGGGCCGCCCCGGCGGCAGCACGCCGATATCCACCGGAGCGCGCCGCTCCGCCAGCGGCAGCAGAATTCGGAAGTACGACATCGAGCCCGCCGGATCGAACTGATACACCACCTCGCCGCCGTGCGAGGCAACCACCGACGACAGCGTCACGTCAGACTGGCCGACGCTCAGCTGCAGCGATTCGTTTTCCCACGAACGCAGGGTATCGGCCGACAACGGCTCGCCGCTCCAGCCCAGCTCCAGATGAGCCAGGCGCCCCACCCGCCGCAAGCCGATGCGCAATTGCGCAACCGCCTTCTCATGCGTCAGGCGATGCGCCAGGTAGGTCAGCGTATGCGCGAGCGCATAGCTGTCGACCTGCAGCCACAGCGCTCCTTCATCGCCGCCCGCGCGGGCATCGTCGTCGAGCACGGCATTGTCAAGCCGGCGCAGCAGCAGCGCCAGCAGGTCATCGCCGCGCATCTCTTCCAGCCGCCACTGGCCGCCGTGATCCCCCGCACGCTGCCGGTCCGCATCCTCGATCTGCCGCGTCAGGCGCTGCGACTCGTGGTCGATGATGCCGATGAATTGCTGGCGCTTGTACTCGCTCAGTTCCGGGAAATCCTGCATGATCTCCACCGAGGCGCGGATATTGGCCAGCATGTCGCGCGTTTCGTGCGTCAGCAGCTGTTGCAGACGTTCGTGCCGGATTTCCGCCTCGACCTTTCGGGTGATGTCGTCGAGCGTCAGGACGAACCCGTTCATGGTCCGCTCGTTGTCGACGACCGGCGCCATGTGGGCCCGCACGATGATCCGGCCTTCGTTCAGGCTGGTCACGAATACCGAAAGCGGGCCGGTGCCCTCTTCCGG is a window from the Noviherbaspirillum sp. UKPF54 genome containing:
- a CDS encoding multicopper oxidase domain-containing protein, which codes for MMRDARAAVPTLRPAALAIAAAVVLLPACKHPPPAQTAIAVPASAAVPAPAAAAATDRYDPARMQFGGPPSTTTNERHTGPFAAGSAVSIGPVVKPLVPDQVKEVRLDTTHKIIEIAPGVKFSAWTFGDTVPGPVVRARVGDRIKFSMTNRSDEAVPGVRVTAAPMMHSMDFHSAMVSPQDKYHSIAPGQTINFEFTANYPGVYMYHCGTPMVLEHIASGMYGMMIVEPREGYPTKADREYAIVQSEFYTKPDPDKHKVDGTPLYVLDGDRVRAKAPTYTVFNGRYNGFVDNPLPAKPGERVRLFVLNVGPSNTSSFHVVGTIFDRVWIEGNPDNQFRGMQTVLLGSSNSAITEFIVPEAGSYVMVDHHFANASQGAIGLIAAGGKAEGPAAHDNEHHNIPATSVPTDPVAVKGKLDFESKCLACHSIGGGPKLGPDLYGVSKRRSEAWLRRWLKSPEQMLQSDSQAKEMLAKWKVPMPNQNLGDQEIAQYIAYFKWADQNLQPQGRTQPQPAAPGTALPPSQTRSATPMPPPGRDQ
- a CDS encoding DUF294 nucleotidyltransferase-like domain-containing protein, with protein sequence MTDTISPDLDRISLPEGIPAAQFEAELRQVQRAVAAADDEAGLLLAARRSQELVHRLVDQTQAARAMTLFISVLNDMLTRRVVEVVSAGTGMDGVRWCWISLGSEGRQEQTLSSDQDNGIIFAGDTDSDALRAKMLPLAQRINAALDACGFPLCTGEVMASNPQWCLSLSEWKERFRNWIIEGDPQALLNASIFFDLRPLHGATELAGELGDWLAREAAANPRFQFQMAANAMKREIPLGLFNRFVVDKHGKYPGTIDLKVGVATLFVDAARIYGLASGSHASNTAERFRQAVNTHRLHPNDAERWIRAFYFVQMLRLKIQQRSYRLGLEMHNHLDPRELDRSDRWFLRDALLAARSLHRRLQLDYPGSQGMF
- a CDS encoding exonuclease domain-containing protein, translated to MIRRIFFKYRFWLLLALMFASQLAIVGGFFFVIVADRDAAQRELFEQLLLQRAVPMLLLALLLVSAQAWALKALIGRYLAPMARMAEEAVLLMSNPGYRIAPTGAREVRELGAKLNTLATSHQRLHDDVQAKIEAANAALAEERNRLAALMSELAQGVLVCNLEGRILLCNSRARKLFEVAQGGAARAAPVGLGRSVFGLLERGLIVHALEQVQYQLQHPEEGTGPLSVFVTSLNEGRIIVRAHMAPVVDNERTMNGFVLTLDDITRKVEAEIRHERLQQLLTHETRDMLANIRASVEIMQDFPELSEYKRQQFIGIIDHESQRLTRQIEDADRQRAGDHGGQWRLEEMRGDDLLALLLRRLDNAVLDDDARAGGDEGALWLQVDSYALAHTLTYLAHRLTHEKAVAQLRIGLRRVGRLAHLELGWSGEPLSADTLRSWENESLQLSVGQSDVTLSSVVASHGGEVVYQFDPAGSMSYFRILLPLAERRAPVDIGVLPPGRPEFYDFDLFRQSGQDAALEERPLTALHYTVFDTETTGLHPADGDEIISIGAVRIVNGRMLEQESFDQLVQPGQFLRPESTAIHGITDAMLKGRPRIAEVLPQFHRFAEDTVLVGHNAAFDMKFLQMKEAQTGVRFSQPVLDTLLLSQVVHPNQEQHTLEALARRFGVDIVGRHTALGDASVTAEVFLKMIPLLAEKGIVTLRQALDAAQQTAYARIRY